GCATGTCCTCGAGCTGTTTCCTGCACTTGGGAGCAGCCTCTCCTACAGGAGAGATCCCATGAGCCTCATGCTCTGGGGTTTCACAGCATGTCACACACAATGGTGTCTGGTCGTGTTCGCAAAACAGCTTGAAGACTTTCCCATGAAGGGCACACTGGCTCTCTCCATTAGTACTCTGCAAAACCTGGGAGCTGAACCTTTTAACCAGGTCAGTCAGCTGTGCTAGGCGCTCATTGACTGGGGGCACTGCTCTGATCTGGGGCACTTGCCTGCATTCAGGACAAGAGAAAGCCAGGGTTGCTGCCCTCCAGCAGGAGGAGAGACATTCTCTGCAAAAGCTGTGCCCACAATGGAGGGTGACTGGCTCAGAGAAGTAGCTCCTACAGATGCTGCAGGTGATATCAGTCTGCACTTTCTGCAGCATTTCTGCAGCAGCATCCATTCTTCTCTCTCCAGTTACTTCTCTTCTTCAGCAGCTGAGATGAAGACACTTCACTGGCAGTCAAGGCAATGCTTCTGAGCAGAAGAATGCTCTCCTTTTATAGGAGGTAGCCCAGCCCTCCTGGAGCCTCCCAGAGGTGTGAATCCCCTGGCCTGCAATCCTGCAGCTCAACCTGTCAACTCTTCCTGGTTTCAgcacccttccccccaccccttgaGTTCACACCTCTGATTGGCCCTTTTAGGTTTTCACCAAGCTGAGAGGGCTCCTGTGTCTGCAACGAGGAATGCTATGAAAACATGGAGGTTTAGCTCAATGATTTTCAAATCTGATTTGTACATACACTTTCAGGAGACAGAACATTCTGTAGccagattctttccttttcccttccccacccaATCAGTTCCCAAGACTGATCAACAATTCTTTGCCCCTTTCCCTTTCAGTCTACTTATGGAAAGTCACAGAATTTTTGATCTGAAGGCTATCTATCTCTCTAGTCATTTAGTCCCACCCACACATGAAGACCATGCCCATGAGAACATATCCAAGAGCACATCCAACATGGTCATTCTGCTTTAAGAGGAAAGCCACCACCACAGTGGGGCCCTtgtgatttcttttatttcatttttatttttttatattttaatagtttttattaaccAAATATATACACGGATAATTTTACAGCAGTGATATTTGCCcaaatttttgttctaatttttcccttccttcccccccccccagatgtcaggttgacaaatacatgttaaatatgttagagtataaattaaatacaatatatgtatccatgtccaaacggttgttttgctgtacaaaaagaatcagactttgaaatagtgtataattagcctgtgaaggaaatccaaaatgcaggcaaacaaaattagagggattgggaattctatgtggtggttcataatcatctcctagagttgttttgctgggtgtagctgcttcaatttattactgctctattggaactgatttggttcatctcactgttgaaaatgtccacatccaccagaattgatcatcaattgttgttgaagtattgttgttgaagtatacaaccatTTCCTTgacctcttttattttcagtgaCTTCTGTTTCTCTGCAAAGTATCTCCTTCCCTCCAATTCCATCCTCTCCACAAGCAACTTGAGGATTAAAAACGTCTAAAATGCAACTTCAGGAAATAATCAGAAAAACAGACTTGTTTCTTAAGTAAtgcaatgtatatttttgttcCAGTCTTattaaaaagatgtttttttcatgcaaaaaatacatgcaaagacaattttaaatattcatctttgtaatcCTTCCTCTACTCCCCCATCCCCTTGATTGTAAGCAATCTAACAtaggtaaaacatgtgcaatttttctagcCTTATTTGTGTACAGAATGTATTTTTACAAACAGTTCAGCATATCAGGCACTTTAAttgaatttacttttttatattacaaTTACCAGAAGAAGTCTTAGGGGGTGTTAAAACTTATTTGGGAATTTCTGGTTTCCTTTCCTTCACCCTACCTTTCTTTCACAAATGGAAGTCTTTGAGGGTAGAGTCTACTTTGCTTGTCTTTGTTTCTTAATATCTTGCAGTTTCTGCCAAAATTGAAGGTAGTTAATTGAATTGAGTAAAAAAGGATTCTAATGGTAGTAAAAGGATGTGGAAGGCAAGAGATTTTCCGGCcactttgcttatttttccatttgctcaaaTATTGACCAATATTTCTAGATCTTCTGTGAAGCTACTCTAGTGTCAGGAGCTCCTGTAAGTGCTGCTGTGAATATTGGGATTATGATGGGACTCAGAAGGGAAACTTTCCTATGTGTTATCTCTGATCTAAAAGCCTCAGAACTATTGACAGGGGAGAGAGGTTGGTCTAGAAGTGGGGAAGTAAGGAGGCCTGAAATTatcttattaattatattaatgaagTGACTTCTGGGGGAAAAGAATTCAAATTGTGTGTAAGAGAGATGGTGGGGAAAGAGAGCTGAAAGGATTGTGTAGAGACTTGTGAACTGTGTCTGAGGAGTGTTTCAGTTAATTTATATAGAGACATGGATAAGTTGAGTTAATATGAGAGGGCAAGGTTAGTGAGGTGTTGATTAGCCCTGGTCTGCTCTGATAATACTGTTTCATGAATGGGGAGGAAGAAAGTAAGTTCTAGTATAAGACGCATTTTTAATTTCTCAGAAGGTACATTTACAAGGCCCAACTTCCAACCAGAAGTAGAGTTTCTACCTTCTGAACTTAGCCCAGACTCACTcttcagaaaacattttaaaaaaactttttgagtGTAGAAATGCCAAGAGAATAGTTgactaattcctttttttttaatttttattttttaaaaaattgtttaaaattaattttataattagaacattttttgatggtacatatgcataggtaattttttacaacattatcccttgtactcccttctgttcttaattttcccctccttccctctaccccctcccctagatggcaggcattcccatacatattaagtatgttatagtatatcctagatacaatatatatgtgcagaaccgaattttctttttcttttcttttctttttctttttttgttgttgttgcaaaggaagaattggattcggaaggtaaaaataacctgggaagaaaaacaaaaaatgcaaacagtttacactcatttcccagtgttccttctctgggtgtagctgattctgtccatcattgatcaattggaactggattagatcttttctatgttgaagatatccacttccatcagaatatatcctcatacagtattgttgtggaagtgtataatgatctcctagttctgctcatttcactcatcatcagttgatataagtctctccaagcctctctgtattcatcctgctggtcatttcttacagaacaataatattccctaacagtcatataccataatttacccaaccattcttcaattgatgggcatccattctttttccattttctagccactacaaaaagggctgccacaaacactgtGGCACATataggtcactttcccttctttagtatttccttgggagaTAAGCtcatgaaagggtatgcacagtt
This sequence is a window from Sminthopsis crassicaudata isolate SCR6 chromosome 1, ASM4859323v1, whole genome shotgun sequence. Protein-coding genes within it:
- the LOC141547740 gene encoding tripartite motif-containing protein 64-like codes for the protein MDAAAEMLQKVQTDITCSICRSYFSEPVTLHCGHSFCRECLSSCWRAATLAFSCPECRQVPQIRAVPPVNERLAQLTDLVKRFSSQVLQSTNGESQCALHGKVFKLFCEHDQTPLCVTCCETPEHEAHGISPVGEAAPKCRKQLEDMQRNLGKHFKEAQSLLAQQRPVNWKRMITGEYLKLHRLLIEEEFRCLQRIRQEQMARQDRLTQNIQTLQKLKLQLQETSYQPDLDLLQDAKQFLERSETELSQRANTLIPELREYPIPGLIEMLNRFRRGHQDGPHISHFLCEYF